One Alkaliphilus sp. B6464 genomic window carries:
- a CDS encoding CaiB/BaiF CoA transferase family protein: MENRGALEGIKILDLTRVLAGPFCTMMLADMGAEVIKIEIPGKGDDTRNFGPYKNGESLYYANVNRNKKGITLNLKKPEGKELFLEMVKNADVVVENYRPGVMDKLGLGYDVLSEVNDKIIYAAVSGFGSYGPYSDRPGYDIIAQAMGGLMAISGWPGGNPTRVGNAMGDVLGGLSLTIGVLAALNGRHVTGKGQRVDVSLVDSVVASLETGTQRYFASGEIPEKLGNRYAAAYPYDSFQAKDGFFVIGCGNQKLYEILCQVMKKPELITDERFATMADRNQNHVELKEIIEQWSINFTIDEAVDTILGAGVPAAPIYDMKRLTEDDHIANVREMFVDVHHPIIGDMKVNGCHVKLSDTKPTIKWAAPTLGQDNEEVYKNILNLNKEQLDELKNNGII, translated from the coding sequence ATGGAAAACAGAGGAGCATTAGAAGGAATTAAAATTTTAGATTTAACTCGAGTATTGGCAGGACCATTTTGCACAATGATGTTGGCGGATATGGGAGCCGAGGTGATAAAAATAGAAATACCAGGTAAAGGCGATGACACGAGAAACTTTGGACCATATAAAAATGGTGAAAGTTTATATTACGCCAATGTAAACAGAAATAAAAAAGGTATCACATTAAATTTAAAAAAACCTGAAGGTAAAGAATTATTCTTAGAAATGGTTAAAAACGCTGATGTAGTAGTAGAAAACTATAGGCCAGGAGTTATGGATAAGTTAGGCTTAGGTTATGATGTTCTTTCAGAAGTGAATGATAAGATTATTTACGCTGCAGTATCAGGATTTGGAAGCTATGGACCTTATTCAGACCGACCAGGATATGATATTATCGCACAAGCAATGGGTGGTCTTATGGCTATTTCTGGTTGGCCAGGAGGGAATCCTACAAGAGTTGGAAATGCAATGGGAGATGTTTTAGGTGGTCTATCACTTACAATTGGTGTGTTAGCAGCTCTTAATGGAAGACATGTTACAGGAAAAGGACAAAGGGTAGATGTTTCATTAGTTGATTCAGTTGTAGCAAGCTTAGAAACAGGAACACAAAGATATTTTGCTTCAGGTGAAATACCAGAAAAACTTGGAAATAGATATGCAGCTGCCTATCCTTATGACTCATTCCAAGCTAAAGATGGTTTCTTTGTTATCGGGTGTGGAAACCAAAAGCTGTATGAGATTTTATGTCAGGTGATGAAGAAACCAGAATTAATCACAGATGAAAGATTTGCTACTATGGCGGATAGAAACCAAAATCATGTAGAATTAAAGGAAATAATAGAACAGTGGTCAATAAACTTTACTATAGATGAAGCAGTCGATACAATATTAGGAGCTGGAGTACCTGCAGCACCAATCTATGATATGAAGAGATTAACTGAGGATGACCATATAGCAAATGTAAGGGAAATGTTTGTTGATGTTCATCACCCAATTATAGGAGATATGAAAGTTAATGGATGCCATGTGAAACTTTCTGATACAAAACCTACTATTAAATGGGCAGCACCTACATTAGGTCAGGATAATGAAGAAGTTTATAAAAATATATTGAACTTAAACAAAGAGCAATTAGATGAATTAAAAAATAATGGAATAATATAA